TTCTCTGGATATGCAACTTCCTCGGCTCTGATATCTGGAGCATTCTGTATGGTAGCACTTGATGAAGCTACAGCTGGTTCAGATAGTTCATGATCGATCTCTAAGCTTTACAGACTCATTCTTGAGGGCAGTCAGAGCAGGCAGCTGTGCCAATATGTGATAATGCTTTTTCAATGACTTCTCCAAACTACTTATCATTTGTTTATAGATAAACTCACCGTGCAATTGGACATATTCATTGATAGATATAATACTGCCAGAAAAGAATTTAGTTCCACTCAGTGATCGAGCGACTGGCGCGAGTAATTGTCCAAGACGGCAGCCAGGTTTACATTCCGAAAGTTCCTGGTACACCTCTATGCAAGCAACAGCTTTCTTAAAAAAGAGATCATACTGTTTCTTGTACCCAATTGCTGGTTCAACACAGCAATAATCAGCAACTTTAGCTGAAAGCCATATTTTAGGCCAGCCCTCATTGTAACCAGAGATCTTCCAAGCATCTATTTTCCCAAAAGCCTCACATCTAATATTGCTTTCCATGCTTTTCTCAGAATTTTCAGAAAGAGGCAATACAGTGCCGGTTATAAACATACCAGCTTCCACCATCTCGAGTGGTCTTGCAGTACCATCTTCACTATGCAAAGTAAACTGAGTCAGTCTTCTGCTTGGCTTCTCATTATTGTCACAAGTCAAGGATATGGCAAGGCCTTCATCTGCCACAATTAGCTCCTCCTTGCTTGCGATGCGAGCAGACTCGAAAATATAGACAGACTTCCTCTTTAAGTCTTCAGATGCAACAGCACGCTTGGGCATTGTGGAAGACTGAGCTTGATCTTCTTCGCCCTCAGGCACATTTCGCTTCGTCCCTCTAGGGCCGGTAGGTGCTTCCTTTTAGGGAGGTTTACTCCTCTTGCAACGAAACCACCATTAACATCGTGTCTGTATGTTCAGCCTCCGACCTCAACGTTTGATTGCAACCCCAGTTTTTAACCGTCTCCTTTCTCTCTCAGCTCACACAGACAAGCCCACCAAATGGAACTCCACCCACAAATCAGTTCAAGCGAACCCACTTCTCTCCCTGTTAGAATCATCCAAATCCATGTCCCATTTGAAGCAAATCCAAACCCAGATGATCATTTCCGGCTTGATCTCCGACGCGTTCGCTTCCAGTCGCCTCATTGCCTTCTGTGCGCTTTCGGAGTGCCGAAATCTCAACTATGCAACCAAGATTCTGCGCAATGCGCACAACCCAAATGCCTTCTGTTGGAATGTGGTGATCAGAGGGTTTTCGGAGAGCAAAAACCCGTGTGGAGCTGTTGTAATGTTTGTGGAGATGTTGAGAAATGGTGGGTCGAGGCCGGATAACTATACTTACCCATTAGTGCTAGGAGTCTGCTCTAATTTGCTGTTGAAGTTGATGGGGCGTGTGGTTCTTGGGCATGTGTTTCAAGTGGGATTGGATTGTGATAGGTTTGTTCGCAATGCGGCGATTCATATGTTTGTGTCATGCAGAGAATTAAGGGATGCACGGAAGGTATTCGACGAAAGTCCTGTGAGAGATTTGGTGTCTTGGAATTCTTTGATTCATGGGTATGTGAGAAGTGGGTTGGCACGTGAGGCATTAGGGGTTTATGAGGAAATGGTGGTGGAGAGAGTAGAGCCGGATCAAGTAACAATGATTGGGGTGGTTTCTTCGTGTGCGCAACTTGAGGACTTGAGCCTTGGGAGGAAGTTTCATCGGTTGATTGAAAAGAATGGGCTAGGCTTGACTCCTTCTCTTGAGAATGCGATTATTGACATGTACGCCAAGTGTGGGAATCTTGAGGCAGCTCAAGCGTTGTTTGACAACATGAAAGAGAAGACTATTGTGTCATGGACTACAATAATAGTGGGATATGCCAAACATGGGTTTTTGGAGGTTGCTCACCGCCTTTTGTACAAGGTGCCAGAGAGGAATGTTGTTCCATGGAATGCAATTATCGGTGGATATGTACAAGCTAGACGTAGCAAGGAGGCTTTGGATCTGTTTAATGAAATGCAAGCTAGGAACATAAATCCTGATGAAATAACCTTGGTTTGCTGCTTATCTGCATGCTCACAACTTGGAGCAGTTGATGTTGGAATATGGATTCACCATTATATTGAAAAACATGGTCTTTCTCTCAACGTTGCTTTGGGGACTGCCCTTGTTGACATGTACGCTAAGTGTGGGAACATCAAAAAAGCTCTCAATATATTCTCAGACATGCCAGGAAAGAATTGTTTCACTTGGACATCTATCATTTGTGGTTTATCCCTTAATGGACACGCTCAAGATGCTATATCTTACTTTGAACAGATGATAAATACAGGATTGAATCCCGATGAGATCACGATTCTTGGGGTATTATCAGCATGTTGTCATGGAGGTTTGGTTGAAGAAGGCCGAAAGTACTTTTGTTTGATGAATTCTAAATTCAATATCTGCCCAACACTTAAACATTACTCTTGCATGGTGGACCTTCTTGGTAGGGCTGGCTTTTGCAAGAAGCAGCGGAGCTTATTAATAGCATGCCAATGAAGGCAGATGCCGTATTGTGGGGTGCATTATTCTTTGCTTGTTATATTCACAGAAGTGTTTTGATGGGAGAAAGAGCAGCTTCCAAGCTTCTTGAGTTGGACCCCCATGATAGTGGAATTTATGTTTTGCTTGCAAAAATGTATAGGGAATCGAATATGTGGGAGGAAGCCGAGCAGGCACAGAAGATGATGAAGGAGAGAGGACTGGAGAAGACTCCTGGTTGTAGCTCAATTGAAGTGAATGGCAGTGTATACGAGTTTATGGTCAGATACAATTCACACCCTCAATCGAAACAGATATATGATTGCTTATTTCAGTTAACAAGACAAATGGATCCTTTGGGAGGCATATCTGAAGTTCCTGCACTATGGGATGATTCTCTCCTTGGTGACCAATTTAGGCAACAAATGTTTACTAGCAGGTGAAGGAGAAGAGTGAGATGAGAAGGGCTCAACTCTCAAAGGTTTACAGAATGCGGCGAAGAATGCATATAAATAGTTTGGCTTGTGCATCTTAAACAAAATACCACAGGGAGTACACTTATGCAGGTAAATATGCTCTTTATGAACTTCAAATCTTCACATCGGTGCCTCTAGCATATCATGCTTATCAATGCCCAATTAGTCCTGATGAGTTTCATGCCTACAGATACAAATAGAAAGTTGTGTAACCAGGTTCTTCTGCTCCAATATGTCTAGATCAATAATACATTCATGTTAAGTGGCCACACTTCTATGAGATACTTTTTGACCAGAAGGCATATGAGGTTCGTCATCACTATTTTACTATTCAACTTGATGGAACATCAGTGCTTTCTGATCCGATTTCAAAGTATCTTATACGGGTTACCTACTCTGAGGTTGATTTTTCCATGTCCTACAATGACAAGATGGAAAACCACTGAACAAGGGCCAATGCTGGTTTTGTTTCTCCTGTTTTGTTTGATGTTTCAGTGCTGCGATACAGCAAATTATACTCAACAGTATTGCACAAACTCAATTATGGTGAGAATTTAGGTTTATGGGAAATCTCTTACACTTATATTTTCAGGTTATACTCTCAAATGCGACTTCAGTGCCATTGGAGCTGCAATTTGATATTCCATGTGTTGTGTCCCCAAAAGGTAGAAACAAATATCTGCTCTTTATTTCTATGCAAATTTCTTTCTGATCAGCTACAATAGGCCATTCTATATCGTTGTACATTGATAATGTTGTAAAAGTAATACTATTTCAGATCTCGGAGCCATAAATCCCGGTCAAGAGTTACCGTACCTCTACACGTGGCTGAATCCCGTAGGATTAGATGGCGTCCAATTGGAGATGCACCTCTCTGGAGTGAAGTTTATAACCTCTCAAACTCAAACCTGCTCTCTCAGGAGAGCAAAGATGGATTTCTTTAACTGTTGTATTTCATTTAGAAACATCAGTTTACCTACATCTGTTAGGTCAAGGAATATTTTGCTTCACATCTGAAGAGTTCTTTAAAGCAAGCAGTTGCAAGCAGTGGTCAAATATTGCACAAGGACTAGTCAAAAAGGCAGTTTGATTACCTAGTGGTCCTCAGTATCCCTTTAGTATTGAATAACTACTTTCCTGACACATTGACATTGACGATAGAAAGCGGTGGGATTACTCGGAATGCATTTCTTTCAGAGGTTTTTGATGTTATGTTTCTAAGCATATTCGTAGAACCGATTACAGGAAGTCATCCAGTGAATAGGATGACCATTTCTGGCAACATCTTTATCTGGATAGCTTTGAAGTTGAAATGGCTGAGGTCTTAAAGAGCCAACAAAGTATCTGTGGGAGTGTAGAGAGTGGATAAAGAAACAGAAATTGCAAGAAAGACATGAAGATTGAGATTAGAGGTATAAATGGTTAAGATACCTCATCAAGCAAGAGAGGGAATTGGAGAGGTTAGAACTGGAGAATGATAGAATCAGAAGGAATTGGAAATAGATGTGAGGAGGTCAGAAGGAATTGGTCTATTTATGGGTTTGTGAATTGCAATTTGTCAGCAACATTTAAAAAAAAAAATATATATATATTTTATATTACAAGGAATGATGTTTTGATAAGAAGATAAAGGAATGATGTCAATGTGGAGAGTTAACACAGCTAGTATCATCAGTTACTTCATCTTATTGCCAATTCTTTGGTTCTCTCTTCTGTTTATCTCCTAGTCATACACTCGTACTGTATTCTGCTTGGTTCTTATATTGTCTGTCTTTGTCCAAGCCTTAAACTTTGCTTTAATGATTACTTCAAGAGGCTCTGAGTGCAAGGGGCTAAGAGATGATACTATTATACTAATATACCAACTGAAATTTGGAATATGAGATAACTCAATGCATTTGAACTGAACTGGTGTCTTGGCATTATAATGTGCTCATTTTCTTGCTAATCTTACCATTATAGTTGGCTCATTCTCGTCTCTCGTATCATTTTATGCTTCAGTTAAAAGCTACTTGGATTTTTAACAGGTTGTATAATAGGCTCTCCTAGTTTTCAATAATATCACTCGCTTAGCCTAATATTCAACCATACGGTGTCTTTTGTTGTAAAATGTATAGTCTAGTTCCACCTCAAGAATTCTAACACTGGAACTCCAGGCCATCTCAAGACCAATCAGAAGAAGACCCCAAACTTGGTGCAGTTGTGCTTCAACTTGACCAATCCCAAAAATTGTTTCATCCAGCCACCAGTACCAGTCCTCAACACACCTCAGAACAAATGATTTCAGTGTATAAATTGTCTTGTAGGCAGAAGCCTCCTTGAAAAAGCAACCTCTGGAATTAGATAAAAATATTGCTAAGCCTAGGAACTTGAAAACCAATACACACACCTGCATTTCCAAATAGGCCATAACCCTGCAGCAAAGAAGGAATTCAATGATACCATAAAATGTTCGGGCGATGTAGCTCAATCATACCGATTTAGTGAACCACTGTAATACCTGTTGTTCATTCTCAATTGGTTACTTTTTTTAACCAAGACAGAATACGTAAAGAACACCGATATATAAATTAAACATCAACATACTGAGCTTATAACTGCTCTCATAGCCAGAAAGGCTGTGAGAACAAAATTCCTGGACTCAGAAATAAAACAATGTTTAGGAGACAAAATCCTCTAAACTAGGTTATTGATCAGCACAAGTAAATATCTTCATCAATATCTGTAGCTACATGGGGTCATTCACTTTTACTTGAGCCCCATAGAAAATGATCCATTTTCTACTTTGCTTAAGCTCCACCAGAACCATACTTCTTTCCAAGCACCAGCACCTGAAGCTTGTCATAACCTGCAAGCACACCAGCACCAGCAATTGCACGAAGAATATTGGCACCAGCACCCTTGAAGAGGGACTTTGCACCCTCATTCTTAAGGACTTGATTGAAGCAATCCATAGAGCCCTTGTATTTGACGGCTTCACCAGAAGTCATCATCATCCTTCTACGGATAGTGTCAATTGGATAAGATGCAAGACCAGCACCATTGGTGATAACCCAACCAAGAGCAAAGCTAGCAAAGAAACTATCCTGCAATTATCCAAAATAAAACGACGTGAGATAATCACCACAAGGAAATAAAAAGAGAATAAAAAAAAGCGTTTTGAAACAACTGTTATCTCAAAACATCCTATTTGACCTAAGGACACCAATGCAGTACATGTACCTGGATCAAAAATGCTAAAGATAGTCAAGACATGTTCATAGTAGATGCAGAATAATCATCAAACTAAAACAACAATATCTTTGTGTCTACAAGTCATAAAGAGATCACTTTATATCAAACTAGCGCAATATCATTAATCATAACGCAAACAAATAACACTTGCCTGCATCTTTCCAGTAAGGAGCACAGGCTTCAAAGAATCATACATTCCGAAGTATAGACCACGGTACACAATGATTCCAACACAAGAAATGTTAAACCCGCGGTAAAGGCCAGCAATACCATCTGATGCGAGAGTCTTTTTGTAGACATCAACCAGGCCATTGAATTGCCTCCCACCGCCTCCTTTCTTAGCAGCCTTGGCATCATTTGCAAGGCGAGTACGAGCATAATCCAAAGAGTAAACAAAAAATAAAGAAGAGGCACCAGCAGCACCACCAGATGCCAAGTTTCCTGCAAACCATTTCCAGTAGCCATCCCTGTCCTTTTTGAAGTTGAAAAGCTTCTTGAAGTAATCTTTGAATGCAAAATTTAAGGCCTGGATGAACAAAGATAAAGAGCATTAAGCAAAGGGAGGAATTAGCCATGAACACAAGAGAGTAATATATGTAATCAAAGACTTGCAATGAATAAAATGCCAAACCTGAGTTGGGAAGTAACGGATAACATTAGCTGTGTTCCCTCTCCACAGGGACACCATTCCCTCCTCTTTCATTGTCCGGCTAAAACATTCGCCAATTCCCTTGTAGGGTTCAGAGAGCCTGCCAGCCTTGAGCATCTCATCCTGGTTTTGAATCAACAGCTTTACACGCTCAATTGGAGCAGCGGCAGTCTTGGATACAGCAGCTGAAACTCCACCCATTAGAAAATCAATAGCAAAGCCTGTAAATCCTTTCTCTTGGGGAGATTGGATAAGCAGAGGTGAGGTAGAGGAACTGATCAATGACCGATCAGTTGATCCCCATGTATGATTCATAGGATACTGCAATGCTGCATTATAATAATTTCCATATGCAAAACGCCTTTGATTGACATTAGGCCTCTGGAAGCTGCCATAGTGGCTCTGGCTGTGAATATCTTGAGAAAGGGTGGAACCAAGATGTAGCTGACCAGCAAACTTTTGCCTAACAGTTCGGCTCTGGTGCCTATCAGCCATCTCTTACCAATGAATCAAACACCTGCAAACTCATCCACTTATGTAATCAGAGAGAGACCAGTGGAGGGCAGTTCTTGCTGTGCTTCAAACAATTTATATGCATCATGCAATATAGTACTTAGTGTATAAAATAAGTTAAACCACAAAGACAAACAGGAAACAGAGAAAGAAATGATCAAATATCAGCAATATTGAACTCCCAAGTTATAGTAACTGAACAATAAAACCGAAACAATTGTCAACTGTCATGAAGTGATCATAAGAGCATCAGAAATGAAACAACAGAAACTGGCTAACAATCTTATTCTCAGTGACTGTAATCCATCACAGTGTATCAGATCAACTAAAACTCCAAAACAATAAACCAATGGCAAAACCTAAATGACAATGAGTTTCTTACCATGATG
The window above is part of the Fragaria vesca subsp. vesca linkage group LG2, FraVesHawaii_1.0, whole genome shotgun sequence genome. Proteins encoded here:
- the LOC101300026 gene encoding ADP,ATP carrier protein, mitochondrial-like produces the protein MADRHQSRTVRQKFAGQLHLGSTLSQDIHSQSHYGSFQRPNVNQRRFAYGNYYNAALQYPMNHTWGSTDRSLISSSTSPLLIQSPQEKGFTGFAIDFLMGGVSAAVSKTAAAPIERVKLLIQNQDEMLKAGRLSEPYKGIGECFSRTMKEEGMVSLWRGNTANVIRYFPTQALNFAFKDYFKKLFNFKKDRDGYWKWFAGNLASGGAAGASSLFFVYSLDYARTRLANDAKAAKKGGGGRQFNGLVDVYKKTLASDGIAGLYRGFNISCVGIIVYRGLYFGMYDSLKPVLLTGKMQDSFFASFALGWVITNGAGLASYPIDTIRRRMMMTSGEAVKYKGSMDCFNQVLKNEGAKSLFKGAGANILRAIAGAGVLAGYDKLQVLVLGKKYGSGGA